ACAAGGCCAAGAACAGCCTGGTCGGGGGACTGGCGAAGCTGGTGGAGAAGGGCAAGTTGTCCGGAGACGAACGCGACGCGATCGTCGGCCGTATCACCTTCAGCAACGAAGAGCGTGCCGTTGCTGATTGTGATCTGATCATCGAGTCCGTGGTGGAAGACCTGGATATCAAGAAGAAGACCTTCCAGCGCCTCGAGAAGATCTGCCGCAAGGACGCCATCCTCACGACCAACACCTCCACCTTGTCAGTCACTGCCCTGATGGCGGTATGCGAGGGACGCGGGCGGATCGCGGGACTTCATTTCTTCAATCCTGCACCGGTCATGAAGCTGGTCGAGGTCATCCACGGCTTCGAGACCTCGGACACGACGCTCGAATCGCTGGTGAAGTTCTGTGAGGCGATCGGCAAGTCGCCCGTGGTCGTCCAGGACACCACGGGGTTCATCGTCAATCGTCTGCTCACCCCCTACATGCTCAATGCCATTCGAATGCTCGAGCG
The nucleotide sequence above comes from Polyangiaceae bacterium. Encoded proteins:
- a CDS encoding 3-hydroxyacyl-CoA dehydrogenase family protein, whose protein sequence is MEIKKVGIIGTGAMGRGIAQVCAQAGTLVVAVKATPGSFDKAKNSLVGGLAKLVEKGKLSGDERDAIVGRITFSNEERAVADCDLIIESVVEDLDIKKKTFQRLEKICRKDAILTTNTSTLSVTALMAVCEGRGRIAGLHFFNPAPVMKLVEVIHGFETSDTTLESLVKFCEAIGKSPVVVQDTTGFIVNRLLTPYMLNAIRMLERGTGTIESIDAAMKLGAGHPMGPFQLADYIGLDVVEAMAKNIFDDVRHEHHAPPHTLTRLVQLGYLGKKSGKGFYDYGKNPPVQNPALVRPVI